In the Eremothecium cymbalariae DBVPG#7215 chromosome 7, complete sequence genome, one interval contains:
- a CDS encoding 60S ribosomal protein uL14 (similar to Ashbya gossypii AGL288W) → MSGNGAQGTKFRISLGLPTGAIMNCADNTGARNLYIMAVKGSGSRLNRLPAASLGDMVMATVKKGKPELRKKVMPAIVVRQSKPWRRKDGVFLYFEDNAGVIANPKGEMKGSAITGPVGKECADLWPRIASNSGVVV, encoded by the exons ATGTCCGGTAACGGTGCTCAAGGTACTAAATTCAGAATTTCT CTAGGTCTGCCAACTGGCGCTATCATGAACTGTGCTGACAACACTGGAGCCAGGAACTTGTACATCATGGCTGTCAAGGGTTCTGGTTCCAGATTGAACAGGTTGCCAGCCGCTTCTTTGGGTGACATGGTTATGGCCACTGTCAAGAAGGGTAAGCCAGAGTTGAGAAAGAAGGTTATGCCAGCTATTGTTGTCAGACAGTCCAAGCCATGGAGAAGAAAGGATGGTGTCTTTTTGTACTTTGAAGACAACGCTGGTGTCATTGCTAACCCAAAGGGTGAAATGAAGGGTTCTGCCATCACCGGTCCAGTTGGTAAAGAATGTGCCGATTTATGGCCAAGAATTGCCTCAAACTctggtgttgttgtttaa
- the SLX8 gene encoding SUMO-targeted ubiquitin ligase complex subunit SLX8 (similar to Ashbya gossypii AGL289C): MNFGRVPENQEGRLGFWGHETEQENLRLGNGELRRTEESIEEQVDSEEEDGPRRKRRRVEASGGIGVVDSAGSDGEEEEEESLEHERWSSDSDVEEDEVLVGHSQRDLRALAADRVESRQNTESSEEGLEGGLEEIYSVGEDGDQSIYGGRETIDVEEEAKLQQVVKIPDEQEQDLISGNQKGSSPVEHMKASDYRCPICFDPPEAALMTPCGHVYCTVCLFQMVNSSRGYRRNGQCALCRKDVKLKEVGLIILRKKRVKKEG; the protein is encoded by the coding sequence ATGAATTTTGGAAGAGTTCCGGAGAATCAGGAAGGACGTTTGGGGTTTTGGGGACATGAAACGGAGCAAGAAAACCTAAGGCTGGGTAACGGGGAATTGAGGAGGACAGAGGAGTCGATAGAAGAACAGGTAGACagtgaggaagaagatggcCCTAGACGCAAAAGAAGGCGTGTAGAGGCGAGTGGTGGTATTGGAGTTGTCGACTCTGCGGGTAGCGATGgtgaggaggaagaggaggagtCTTTAGAGCACGAACGATGGTCGTCTGATAGCGATGTAGAGGAGGACGAGGTTTTAGTGGGGCACTCGCAGCGGGATCTACGGGCGCTGGCGGCGGATAGGGTAGAATCGAGACAAAACACAGAGTCGAGTGAGGAAGGTTTGGAGGGTGGTTTAGAAGAGATATATTCTGTTGGAGAGGACGGTGATCAGTCGATATACGGCGGTAGGGAGACTATTGATGTGGAAGAGGAGGCGAAGTTGCAACAAGTGGTTAAGATACCGGATGAGCAAGAACAGGATTTGATATCAGGGAATCAGAAAGGGAGTAGTCCTGTGGAGCATATGAAGGCTTCAGACTACCGGTGCCCTATTTGTTTTGATCCTCCGGAGGCTGCTTTGATGACTCCATGTGGGCATGTTTACTGCACGGTGTGTTTGTTCCAAATGGTAAACAGTTCTCGTGGATATAGGCGAAATGGGCAATGCGCACTTTGTAGGAAGGACGTCAAACTTAAAGAGGTTGGGTTGATAATCTTGAGGAAGAAGCGGGTCAAGAAAGAGGGTTAA
- a CDS encoding uncharacterized protein (similar to Ashbya gossypii AGL290C) has protein sequence MSDNKSQRKPYYNNHYTRRSHGFGLITPPSNIVVSSNKLLSYGIKRMEVMYSASRLTKRLLDFHLKRGRWKSKKRRPLKIDQFLDNGLKHIRSGVYAGSQDDRPIRCSMRGIKHLFYVAPSMPCMCRWCTLKPSPLRSEITPCCNESPYNELTIKWSTNIHQYYIGEEAYERQHNTMIKIL, from the coding sequence ATGTCAGATAACAAATCACAGCGGAAACCATATTATAATAACCACTACACAAGACGGTCCCATGGGTTCGGACTAATCACGCCACCTTCCAACATAGTTGTAAGCAGCAATAAATTACTGAGTTACGGAATAAAAAGGATGGAGGTCATGTATTCAGCTTCAAGATTAACAAAGAGGTTACTTGACTTTCACTTGAAGCGTGGTCGGTGGAAATCTAAGAAGAGACGGCCTCTGAAGATCGATCAGTTTTTAGACAATGGACTAAAACATATTAGGTCTGGAGTATATGCGGGAAGCCAAGATGATCGGCCTATTCGCTGTTCTATGAGAGGTATTAAGCATTTGTTCTATGTTGCACCCAGTATGCCCTGCATGTGTAGGTGGTGTACATTGAAACCCAGTCCATTGAGGTCGGAGATTACCCCCTGTTGCAACGAGTCTCCGTACAACGAGCTGACTATAAAATGGAGTacaaatattcatcaatattatattgGTGAGGAGGCGTACGAACGACAGCATAACACTATGATTAAGATTCTCtaa
- a CDS encoding uncharacterized protein (similar to Ashbya gossypii AGL291W) yields the protein MSLFNAKNKNRRPKFLLYLEVKELSNIPQSSGYCYVKWHLKDGTGTSSYHDKGSKDVAGNHVPSSNQSKGSTLPVMVKNHKAQWNYRLESPARVKMFVDKDKNLCSKVLMLDIYFEFLDSEGLNGKNVIPSPNSSITSNHNITPSSATTPTSTVYTKKVSGKLLLGAVSTDLVEYVNGQQTATTKRLLLQKSKINSILTINIQMQLIRGTYDDFNLPLSIRPAGNSRIGLNEMFEETASDFASPVISIPHPSRASSPSISVTSALHHTATSPLRRLPKYDGLLSMTFSNPLIEKLYQKTFQVSWDRRPGEFTPRECVEDIIDGGDGWAKNELGLNVMDLQFICDEDGSKINYMHSTPRPLLDPSSPPMLIMPTPRLAVSHTNKNILSPEARDDWELLSARQRKQIRAKCKRGLSLKALKSSEEDNVDASVDETSPQQLKDDRSWKINHILP from the coding sequence ATGTCATTATTCAATGCCAAGAACAAGAATCGAAGGCCTAAGtttcttttatatttaGAAGTCAAGGAGCTTTCGAATATTCCACAATCTTCAGGATACTGTTATGTTAAATGGCATTTAAAGGATGGTACTGGGACGTCTTCGTATCACGATAAAGGTTCTAAGGATGTTGCAGGGAACCATGTTCCATCAAGTAATCAGAGTAAAGGTTCCACTCTACCGGTTATGGTCAAGAATCATAAAGCTCAATGGAATTATCGTTTAGAATCGCCAGCAAGAGTAAAAATGTTTGTGGATAAAGATAAGAACCTATGCAGTAAGGTTTTAATGttggatatttattttgaatttctcGATAGCGAAGGTTTAAATGGAAAGAACGTAATTCCGTCACCCAACTCAAGCATCACGTCCAACCATAATATAACTCCATCGAGCGCAACTACCCCAACAAGCACTGTATATACGAAAAAGGTATCGGGGAAGCTACTTCTCGGCGCTGTGAGCACTGATCTTGTTGAATACGTTAATGGGCAGCAAACAGCGACTACTAAGAGGCTTTTATTACAAAAGTCTAAAATTAATTCTATTCTGACAATAAACATACAAATGCAGTTGATACGAGGAACTTACGATGACTTCAATTTACCACTTTCCATAAGACCTGCTGGGAATAGCAGGATTGGGTTGAATGAGATGTTTGAGGAAACTGCGTCTGATTTTGCATCTCCTGTAATTAGTATCCCACATCCTTCTAGAGCCAGCTCTCCTTCAATTAGCGTGACTAGTGCACTACACCATACGGCTACTTCTCCTTTGAGACGACTTCCAAAATATGATGGCCTATTATCGATGACTTTTAGTAATCCTTTGATAGAAAAGTTGTATCAAAAGACATTTCAAGTTTCATGGGACCGCAGACCTGGAGAATTTACTCCACGAGAATGTGTAGAGGATATAATAGATGGTGGAGATGGGTGGGCGAAGAATGAATTGGGACTAAATGTGATGGATTTGCAGTTCATCTGTGACGAAGATGGGAGTAAAATCAATTATATGCACTCAACCCCTAGACCATTATTGGATCCATCTTCACCTCCTATGCTAATTATGCCTACTCCTCGACTAGCTGTTTCACAcacaaataaaaacatattgAGTCCTGAGGCGCGTGATGACTGGGAATTGTTAAGTGCCAGGCAAAGGAAACAAATCAGGGCTAAATGCAAAAGGGGGCTTTCACTCAAAGCTCTAAAAAGTTCCGAAGAAGATAACGTTGATGCATCTGTAGACGAAACATCTCCTCAGCAGCTAAAGGACGATCGAAGTTGGAAAATTAATCACATCCTACCTTAA
- a CDS encoding uncharacterized protein (similar to Ashbya gossypii AGL292C) — protein sequence MYSGDEHSVLYDGSNYSVDSGDTLVSPYTYTYVGRSKTPVMMNKTQKRAEVSEKWMKLLVSDVDASELDDIIYNSAVSHRCIDTLGRVLRSMTGRSQITGELAMFQEAWDLKCYEGHELDFPLLNIPIKVNILSTLVSILADYRNSQYKMSLEQLTTVLQYLNKLIQASNLDGGLSQQRSLPDLDYFDVQSRPSREYAPSKTSVDNSQITSLPRSRTLSSDNQSTKAPPTDSLDGASVYSDHSIAVSVQKVKRGLFNKLMPRRKASNIKQPPNSNSPAPSSATPRFRHLSSSIRSHNRHSSYTPSFHRNSIDRYQLHTVQNDASFKKQNLESMAKYRHLIHALHTELSKFDQTQKNDILFSFVNKSINTFIVYDCRALVYASVNSRLMAKIT from the coding sequence ATGTATTCGGGAGACGAGCATAGCGTTCTTTACGATGGTTCCAATTATTCGGTCGACTCCGGGGATACCCTGGTGAGCCCTTACACGTATACCTACGTGGGCAGGAGTAAGACGCCCGTGATGATGAACAAGACTCAAAAGAGAGCTGAAGTATCTGAAAAATGGATGAAACTTCTGGTTTCAGATGTGGATGCGTCTGAGCTAGATGACATCATCTATAATAGCGCGGTTTCCCACCGTTGCATAGATACCCTTGGTAGGGTTCTGCGTAGCATGACCGGCAGATCCCAAATCACGGGTGAACTAGCAATGTTTCAAGAAGCCTGGGACTTGAAATGTTACGAGGGCCATGAGTTGGATTTTCCCTTACTTAATATTCCAATTAAAGTTAACATCCTTTCGACCCTCGTCAGCATTCTTGCTGACTACAGAAATTCTCAGTACAAAATGTCACTGGAACAGCTCACTACCGTCCTGCAGTATCTCAACAAGCTAATACAGGCATCCAATCTCGACGGAGGGTTAAGCCAGCAGCGTTCCCTTCCGGATCTAGACTACTTTGATGTCCAATCCAGACCCAGCAGAGAGTATGCCCCCTCAAAGACCTCAGTCGACAACAGTCAAATCACATCCCTACCCAGAAGCCGTACTCTTTCCTCGGATAACCAATCCACCAAGGCACCCCCAACGGACAGTTTAGACGGTGCCTCTGTCTACAGCGACCACAGCATAGCCGTCTCCGTCCAAAAAGTCAAGAGGGGTCTTTTCAACAAGCTCATGCCAAGAAGGAAGGCCAGTAACATCAAGCAGCCGCCCAACTCAAACTCCCCGGCACCCTCCTCAGCAACCCCCCGTTTCCGTCACCTCTCATCCTCCATCAGAAGTCACAACAGACACAGCTCCTACACCCCTTCCTTCCACAGGAACAGCATCGACCGTTACCAACTCCACACCGTCCAAAACGATGCAAGCTTCAAGAAGCAGAATCTCGAGAGCATGGCCAAGTACCGCCACCTCATCCACGCTCTCCACACCGAGCTGAGCAAGTTCGACCAAACCCAGAAAAACGACATTCTTTTCTCCTTCGTCAACAAGAGCATCAACACCTTCATAGTCTACGACTGCAGAGCCCTGGTCTACGCGTCCGTCAACTCCAGACTGATGGCCaaaatcacgtga
- a CDS encoding uncharacterized protein (similar to Ashbya gossypii AGL293C): MSISLNEALEVGGGGDEGGEQRDGRGYMHTPKEKQMDEGAERVSERGKTRFDMYIAINEYSKRMEDELDMKPGDKIEAITDDQEYNDGWYYGRNLRTGEEGLYPKLFTQVISIGRSTPNIMRAKSTKRVHSPLSSGEGAGGYAGVPKKDSGSELPTPQTLETAATIRFPPKISVNGGEARVISVKSTMSDIDKALEELRGESMSTAHFSDEASELSKIPTSGNTTINNYVNSSSPSSNDITTINNTGTSNGLELNPADAAYWNPEQVTAYLTSTGFDKVSATKFQEHKISGAILLELELTHLKELDISSFGTRFEIFKEIEAIKEIVAKNQTHSNRRMTEKARKGAAKLMPAVPVSQESAGEIVGRREKSHVEEKNKSGKVTPILPKTSTTPKIPASVVFSLEDTPLDETFMSPRKAPIPPSYPSPVQPPLSPAVSRIKFSPSTSSFQQQQRNPHPVIYEQAPYPVNSPVAHNSKARRNPGQQTQELQSSVSPPSNTELPNPYVTVSPQNQNAENMAMNNELAQAIVKHRKNKSGGSFVELFNRISMLSSPTDYEIFGVPDSLAVPPPQPGRPTSSIYAHSRNTSGTNHTRSSILDEKDSGSKQHRRNSLMLGYLTRDRDALSPVQPEISKNNSLSSLRVDTNRSGSQFASTTSLVLQKSPAPLRRPSLYSPLRPSATDLASEPLPNNDERRRSVSAREHISPTAAQDVRDELSSNNSLSTDKSGSKNSKRSVSDAVKAKRRLNSNKVVSKKQTSAFTEGIRAITVSDATRDAECSGWMSKKGAGTMGVWKNRFFVLHGTRLSYFANANDNRERGLIDITSHRVLPAKEDDKFVALYAASVGKGRYCFKLVPPAPGSKKGLTFTQPRVHYFAVETREEMRTWMAALMKATIDIDNTVPVISSCATPTVSLSRAQEMFAQALEETYKRDEKMLNQEDSEELYWDQHHKQEGDDTLNGTASTSSLQNNSASNVLATPGLPSPFAGIDSPTGSSGTTKHSQQCGFSFENPSAGNSHGPEYFGLDPKYMGDKI, translated from the coding sequence ATGAGTATTTCGTTGAATGAGGCTCTGGAAGTTGGAGGGGGAGGAGACGAGGGTGGTGAGCAGCGGGATGGCAGGGGATATATGCATACGCCGAAGGAGAAGCAGATGGATGAGGGCGCGGAGCGGGTGTCTGAGAGGGGGAAGACGAGGTTTGATATGTATATAGCTATCAACGAGTATTCGAAGCGGATGGAGGACGAGTTGGATATGAAGCCGGGAGATAAGATCGAGGCGATTACTGATGATCAGGAGTATAATGATGGGTGGTATTATGGGCGGAATCTAAGGACGGGGGAGGAAGGGTTGTATCCGAAGCTGTTTACGCAGGTGATATCCATCGGGCGGTCGACGCCGAACATTATGAGGGCCAAATCCACGAAGCGGGTACATAGCCCTCTTTCTAGTGGGGAGGGTGCGGGGGGTTATGCGGGGGTTCCCAAGAAAGACTCTGGTAGTGAGCTTCCAACGCCGCAGACATTGGAGACAGCAGCTACTATACGGTTTCCGCCAAAGATTTCTGTTAATGGGGGGGAGGCTAGGGTGATTTCTGTCAAGAGCACGATGAGCGACATTGATAAGGCGCTTGAGGAGTTGAGGGGAGAGTCTATGAGCACGGCGCACTTTTCTGATGAGGCTTCTGAGCTGTCGAAGATACCAACTAGTGGCAATACCACGATTAATAACTACGTTAATTCGTCGTCTCCTTCTTCCAACGACATTACTACGATTAATAATACTGGAACCTCAAACGGGTTGGAATTGAACCCAGCTGATGCGGCTTATTGGAACCCGGAACAGGTGACTGCGTACCTAACGTCCACTGGGTTTGATAAAGTGTCCGCCACGAAGTTCCAAGAACACAAGATATCTGGTGCCATATTGTTAGAGTTAGAGCTGACACACTTAAAAGAACTGGATATAAGTTCATTTGGTACCCggtttgaaatttttaaagaaatcgAGGCGATCAAAGAGATTGTTGCTAAAAATCAGACACACTCTAATCGCCGAATGACTGAGAAGGCTAGGAAGGGCGCTGCTAAGCTGATGCCTGCGGTGCCAGTAAGTCAGGAATCTGCTGGCGAGATAGTGGGCCGCCGTGAAAAATCTCATGTGGAGGAGAAAAATAAATCAGGCAAGGTTACACCAATACTGCCTAAAACTTCCACTACTCCAAAAATACCTGCATCGGTGGTTTTCTCATTGGAGGACACTCCGTTGGATGAGACCTTTATGTCTCCTCGTAAAGCGCCAATACCACCCTCTTATCCTTCACCGGTACAACCACCGCTGTCCCCCGCTGTGAGTAGAATTAAGTTCTCCCCTAGTACATCTTCATtccagcaacagcaacgTAATCCTCATCCCGTAATATACGAGCAGGCACCGTATCCAGTTAATTCTCCTGTTGCACACAATTCTAAAGCAAGGAGAAATCCAGGACAACAAACACAAGAATTACAGAGTTCAGTCAGCCCTCCAAGTAATACAGAACTGCCTAATCCATACGTTACTGTCTCCCCGCAGAATCAGAACGCAGAGAATATGGCCATGAATAATGAGCTCGCACAGGCAATCGTCAAACATAGAAAAAATAAGTCTGGAGGGTCCTTTGTTGAATTATTTAACAGAATTTCTATGCTGTCATCTCCTACCGATTATGAAATATTTGGTGTCCCGGATAGTCTAGCTGTGCCACCACCGCAACCAGGAAGGCCAACATCTAGTATCTATGCTCACTCAAGGAATACCTCAGGTACTAATCATACTCGCTCCAGTATTTTAGACGAGAAGGACAGTGGTAGTAAACAGCACAGAAGGAATTCCTTAATGTTAGGCTACTTGACTAGAGACAGGGATGCACTTTCACCTGTACAACcagaaatttcaaaaaataactCTCTGTCGAGTTTGAGAGTCGACACAAACAGATCTGGGTCGCAGTTTGCAAGCACCACATCTCTTGTGCTTCAAAAATCGCCGGCACCGCTCAGAAGGCCGTCTTTATATTCTCCACTTCGGCCATCAGCAACCGATCTAGCTTCAGAGCCGTTGCCAAACAATGacgaaagaagaaggtcaGTTAGTGCGAGGGAACATATATCTCCTACGGCGGCTCAAGATGTACGCGATGAGCTCTCCAGCAACAATTCATTATCTACAGATAAAAGTGGTAGTAAGAATTCCAAGCGCTCGGTAAGTGACGCTGTAAAAGCTAAAAGGCGTCTTAATTCTAACAAAGTTGtttccaaaaaacaaacttcTGCTTTTACAGAAGGTATTCGAGCAATTACCGTTTCCGACGCTACTAGAGATGCGGAATGTTCTGGTTGGATGAGCAAGAAGGGGGCAGGCACTATGGGTGTCTGGAAAAATAGATTTTTCGTCTTACATGGTACAAGGTTGTCATACTTTGCGAATGCCAATGATAATAGAGAGCGTGGATTGATTGATATAACTTCTCACAGGGTGTTACCTGCgaaagaagatgataagTTTGTTGCACTATATGCAGCAAGTGTTGGGAAAGGTCGTTATTGCTTCAAATTAGTTCCTCCTGCCCCAGGTTCGAAAAAAGGCCTAACATTTACACAACCCCGTGTGCACTATTTTGCTGTGGAAACGAGGGAAGAAATGAGAACATGGATGGCTGCGTTAATGAAAGCAACGATTGACATCGATAATACAGTTCCTGTGATCAGTTCGTGTGCAACTCCAACGGTTTCCTTGTCTCGTGCTCAAGAAATGTTTGCCCAGGCGTTGGAGGAAACTTACAAGAGAGATGAGAAAATGTTAAATCAGGAAGACTCTGAAGAGTTGTATTGGGACCAACATCACAAACAAGAGGGCGATGACACATTAAACGGTACAGCCTCCACAAGTTCTTTACAGAATAACAGCGCTAGTAATGTTTTAGCAACTCCGGGATTACCTAGCCCATTTGCGGGGATAGACTCTCCTACGGGGTCCTCTGGTACGACAAAACATTCACAGCAATGTGGGTTTAGTTTTGAGAATCCATCTGCGGGCAATAGTCATGGTCCTGAATATTTTGGTTTGGATCCAAAGTATATGGGTGATAAGATTTGA
- the CDC27 gene encoding anaphase promoting complex subunit CDC27 (similar to Ashbya gossypii AGL294W) yields MSAVLQETISQLKHLIITHIQQLNYDSAEFFSELLYADCSWINNGSNTGGNTVDDCRDRYDSLYYYALTLYLQGEYHSSIHVVKDSLRSHLGCAYVYARCCLKLGKHYQEAIQALVVLQDCWQNGVTNTTDLYMYPDKATILSVLGQLSLKSHQDKESVSFLSQSLSTNSHQLEPLSILFEMRADLQTVKLFKPVKKSWKSKHLRTSNIISKPQTPFKIPSRLTTSSVAVAPNPLLSTSNVIVATSPSLMRRSKFLNSSSNTTLTNSSNSNSGSSDSGGNGSNNNNNINNNSNNNNNNNHNNNNVNNNVQQSTPPSKLLSIDHNKITPEGKTSPSQVQILSHNPVSRRPLDQLLYWMMKAYKSYYRYDSYRAIRLLNEQLPPHILQSMPWCLSLLSRLHFEIQNHDMALSYFSKLRRLQPTRLKDMDVYSTLLWHLHDKIRLADLCHELMEQDDKSAITWCCLGNLFSLNRDHDEAIKALKKATNLDPRFAYAYTLQGHEYSNNDAFDNAKMCYRKALAINPNHYNAHYGLGMSCIKLGQYDEALLHFEKARSINPVNVILNCCCGVALERLGRREKALDFYQLACELQPNSSLALFKKSQLLFNLGQYSNALQNFEKLEQLTPNEAPIHFLLGQLYQIVGRKKDAITQFTIAMNLDPKGIQLVKEALEKCHEQG; encoded by the coding sequence ATGTCAGCCGTTCTGCAGGAGACAATATCACAACTAAAGCATTTGATCATAACCCATATTCAGCAGTTGAACTACGATTCAGCGGAGTTCTTCTCCGAATTGTTGTATGCCGACTGCTCGTGGATCAACAACGGCAGCAACACGGGTGGTAATACAGTAGATGACTGCCGGGATAGGTATGATTCGTTGTATTACTATGCATTGACGTTATATTTGCAAGGAGAATATCATTCTTCTATTCATGTTGTTAAGGATTCATTGAGATCTCATCTAGGGTGTGCGTATGTCTATGCGAGATGTTGTTTAAAGCTTGGGAAACATTACCAGGAGGCCATTCAAGCGTTGGTGGTTTTGCAGGATTGCTGGCAGAACGGTGTGACGAACACCACTGATTTGTACATGTACCCTGATAAAGCGACAATATTATCTGTGTTGGGCCAAttatctttaaaatcgCATCAAGATAAAGAATCGGTTAGTTTCCTTTCGCAGTCGTTGTCTACTAACAGCCATCAGTTAGAGCCGCTATCCATCCTATTTGAAATGCGGGCAGATCTCCAGACAGTTAAATTGTTCAAACCTGTCAAGAAGTCGTGGAAGTCGAAGCATTTACGAACATCTAATATTATTTCAAAGCCGCAAACTCCGTTTAAGATACCGTCTAGGTTAACGACATCTTCGGTTGCAGTTGCTCCAAATCCTTTACTTTCTACCTCCAATGTTATAGTTGCCACTTCTCCGTCTCTGATGAGGCGATCTAAATTTCTAAATTCAAGTAGTAACACCACTTTAACCAATAGTAGCAACAGCAATAGCGGTAGCAGCGATAGCGGTGGTAACGGcagtaacaacaacaacaacatcaacaacaacagcaacaataataataataataatcataataataataatgttaataataatgtcCAGCAATCTACTCCTCCTTCGAAACTTCTGAGTATTGatcataataaaataacgCCCGAAGGTAAAACTTCGCCATCTCAGGTTCAAATATTGTCACACAACCCTGTTTCCCGGAGACCTTTAGATCAGTTGTTATACTGGATGATGAAAGCGTATAAATCATATTATCGTTATGATTCTTATAGGGCCATTAGATTATTAAATGAACAACTTCCGCCTCATATTTTACAATCTATGCCTTGGTGCTTATCCTTATTGTCTAGACTACACTTTGAGATTCAGAACCACGATATGGCATTATCTTATTTTAGCAAGTTGCGTCGCTTGCAGCCCACTAGACTCAAGGACATGGATGTTTATTCTACTCTACTATGGCATCTACATGATAAAATTCGTTTAGCCGATTTGTGCCATGAGTTAATGGAACAAGATGACAAAAGTGCCATTACATGGTGTTGTTTAGGTAACTTGTTTTCTCTAAATAGAGATCATGATGAAGCCATTAAAGCATTAAAAAAGGCTACCAATCTCGACCCGCGGTTTGCGTATGCATATACTTTGCAAGGTCATGAATACTCTAATAATGATGCCTTCGATAATGCTAAAATGTGCTACCGCAAAGCTTTGGCCATTAACCCTAATCACTATAACGCTCATTACGGTTTAGGTATGTCTTGTATCAAGTTAGGCCAATATGATGAAGCATTACTTCATTTCGAAAAGGCACGTTCTATCAACCCTGTGAATGTAATCCTGAACTGTTGTTGCGGGGTGGCCCTTGAGCGTTTGGGTCGTCGTGAGAAAGCTCTCGACTTTTACCAATTAGCCTGTGAATTACAACCAAATTCGTCCTTGGcattatttaaaaagtcCCAGCTATTGTTCAATTTGGGTCAGTACAGTAATGCCTTAcagaattttgaaaaattagaaCAGTTGACTCCAAACGAAGCACCAATTCATTTTCTATTGGGACAATTATATCAAATAGTcggaagaaaaaaagacGCCATAACACAGTTCACGATTGCTATGAATTTGGATCCTAAGGGTATTCAATTGGTTAAAGAGGCATTGGAGAAATGTCATGAGCAGGGCTAA